CGGTAACCTTCTAGGGCGCAATGAAGAGCCTGCCCGTCCCGCTCCTCCGCCACCACCTCCACCGCCGCAATATGCTCAGCCACAGTACGTCCCTGCCCCCGGCTACGCTGTAGGTTATGGAGCGCCACAATCTGGCGGATTTCTCCGCGGAGCCATGCAGACTGCAGCTGGAGTAGCTGCAGGCGCTCTCGCCTTCGAGAGTATTGAGGGCTTGATGCACGGCTTCGGACACGCCGCAGGTTATGGACCAGGTTTCGGTAGCTTCGGCGATTCCGATCGCCCCGAGATCATCAACAACTACTACGGAGACGGTAACGAACGCGATCACGAAAACCATCTCTCGCCGGATATTGAAGACCGCAGAGGCGAGTCCGCATTTTCACACGCAGTCGACTCCAATGATCATGGAAATAATTTCATGGACAGCGGTGACGACAACTCCGGCAGCTACGACGATGACACATCGTCCTTCGACGACAGCTCCGATTTTAGTGACGATGGTGGCGGCTTCGATTCGGGCGGCGACGACAACAGCTTCTAATCGCTATCTGGCGACTTATCCTTGTGCTTCAGATCGAGGCCAAACTTAGGTGCTCCGCGGGAGCCGCTGATCTTGATCGGGATCTCCGCTCCTGCACCATGCTTCTTGAAAAACGGATCGACAGGCTTCAGCAGCCACGACTTCCACCATGTCGCCACCATGTTCGATAGTGCGGCTTTTGTCCTTACATTCCCACTAAAGTCCAAATCGCTGCCATTTAACGAATACACCCCTGCCAGATTCACATCTGCTCCAGGCAAGCTATAGGACAATTCGTGGAAACGTAAACTTCCATTTCCCATAACGAACTGTCCGTTCATCAGCGAGCTTACGTCTTCCGCCCCCGGCTTTGCCTCTTTTGGTTGGCCGCGTGCACGCAGACTCAGCATATCCACCTTGTCCTGCCACTCCGGATTTGTAAAGTGAATCGCACGTAATTGAAATGCTCCGCGAAGTCCCATCCTTTCGATCACCCGTTCATCGCCAGGTCGAATATGCAGCTTTGTCTTCATTGACAGTCTTCCAGACATCAGAACCGGATGTTGTTTCACCGCCAGCTCTAGAAAATCCTGAATCCTGCCATTCGGGACATTCGCATCGATATCGATGATGTGTCCCTTCCCTTTCACATTGATGATCGCGCCTGTACAAGTGAAATTCGACTCCCCCAACCTCGCGTTCACCGGCTGTAGGTAGGTGTCTCCGCTTGTCCCATCCACGATCGCATGAAATTTTGTGTGCAGTAGTACAGGATGATTTGCAGTATCGAGGGAAAAATCAGGAGTCTCCGTGGTCCCGTCCACCACAATGCGGTTCAATTGACCATTGAACTCTCCAACAGAAGAAAGGATGCCTCCAATTCCCTTGATCGTGCCGAGATCAGCATGGTCGAACGTATATTTTCCGGTTACGCTCGAATCCCCCGGACTCTCATTCACCCACGGTCCAAACGTCCCCACTGCATGAATATCTCCCGTTGGGATTGCATTCACAAGTGTCGCATCATATCGCCAGGGATCATTTGGCCCGACGTTATGCATCACGATATGCTGCAGATCGAATTCTTTGGGGTCCTTATCCGGTTTTGCTGTCTGAATAATTAACTTCGACCCATCACAATCAATTTCGTCCACAATAATTTTGATCTTTCCCAGGTGACGATCCTTTTTAGAAGCCTGCTGCCTCATCTCCTTAGGGGGAATGCTAATCGTCATCCCTTGGACCTGAACCGTTCCAATACGCATTGGCTTCAAAAATAGCCCCGTTACGTTTGCACGAAAGGCAAAATGCTTTAGAGCAATCAGGGGGGCACTTGCACCCGCTGCCACGACATCATCGGGTGGATAGATACGAAGCCCATCTCCGGAAACCTCTAGGCCTTTTAATACGGAGACATGAAACCCCTCCATTTCCACCCGGCTATCGAAACGTGTGCTGAGAGTCTCAACAATCCTTCCTCGTAGAATCGGCTCTGCTCGATACATCATCCATTCCACAGTGGCAGCCACAGCAATAATCAAAAGCAGTGCAGAAATTGCAATCCATCCCCAAAACCCTCGTTTTTTAGGGGGACGAGAAGCAGGTAGATTCAAATCTGTATCTCTCTTAAGATCGTTCACCATCAGTTGGATGCACACTTTCTTGGGTGCGTTCCGCGTTTCTTCAACGACAAAAACCGCGACAAATTCTCTGCAAAAAACTGTTACCCTTCTTCACGCTTCGTATCTAACGGGGCAGATGGGAAGCAGCTTGCCCATCCAATTCAAGGAGAATCTATGAAGAATTCTTTTAAAGCAATGATGTTGAGCGCAGCTGTGACTGGACTGCTTAGTGGTTCCGCCACTCCCATTCATGCTTCCAGCCTCCACAATGGCGCGCAGCTCGGGCAAGCCGCGCTCGCATCCTCCTCCATGATGGCGCAGGATACAGACAAGCACTCCTGTAAAGGCAAAAACGACTGTAAGGGCAAAGGCGGTTGCAAAACCAGCGATAACGGTTGCAAAGGCAAGAACAGCTGCAAAGGTAAAGGCGGCTGCGCTACCGACGGTTCCAAGAAGTAGCAAACGAACTAATCGCTGTATCGCCGCGAATGATCCACCTCTCGGCGATACAGCTTCTACTCCAAAAGGGCGATACAAGATGCCAGCAAACCGATTCAACGCATTCACAGACTACGGAGTTGGAATTGGTCTCCGCGTTCCACACTACCGGCACATTCTCGAGAAGAAACCCGTCGTCGATTGGTTTGAAATCATCTCTGAAAATTACATGGTCGATGCTGGCCGTC
This portion of the Edaphobacter sp. 4G125 genome encodes:
- a CDS encoding DUF2076 domain-containing protein, whose protein sequence is MTPQEQQMLQGLIQRVNQTQLQEKDFDAEEMLQQTLGKNPDALYILAQTVLVQQYALDQAQSQLDQLRQQQPQRSSSFLGNLLGRNEEPARPAPPPPPPPPQYAQPQYVPAPGYAVGYGAPQSGGFLRGAMQTAAGVAAGALAFESIEGLMHGFGHAAGYGPGFGSFGDSDRPEIINNYYGDGNERDHENHLSPDIEDRRGESAFSHAVDSNDHGNNFMDSGDDNSGSYDDDTSSFDDSSDFSDDGGGFDSGGDDNSF